One Ricinus communis isolate WT05 ecotype wild-type chromosome 1, ASM1957865v1, whole genome shotgun sequence DNA window includes the following coding sequences:
- the LOC8259856 gene encoding beta-glucosidase 11: protein MLNIYHLLIVFLNLAAAIFCADEYSREDFPPGFIFGSGTSAYQVEGAANVDGRSPSIWDTFAHAGKMGGETGDVSVDQYHKYKEDVKLMVETGLDAYRFSISWPRLIPNGRGPVNPKAIQYYNNLIDELISHGIQPHVTMYHFDHPQALEDEYGGWLSRRIIKDFTAYADVCFREFGDRVLYWTTMNEPNVLPILSYDVGLLPPNRCSPPFGVNCSQGNSSSEPYLAAHHLLLAHASAARLYKNKYQRKQFGSIGINVFGFGFFPLTNSTEDVLATQRANDFFAGLIVNPLVFGDYPDTVKKNAGLRLPSFTDHESKVIRGSFDFIGVNHYVTALVKDNPASLNLEHRDYQADMAIELITVDLANSSFEYPISPRGMQAVLEYFKQVHGNPPIYIHENGQRTRRASSLGDTSRVKYMQAYIGSVLDAIRNGSNTRGYFTWSFLDVFELLGGYETCFGLYYVDMNDPELKRSPKLSAHWYAQFLKGRRIVSSDPVIQLPQNVSAFSISHLFQ, encoded by the exons ATGTTAAACATTTATCACCTGCTAATTGTTTTCCTGAACTTAGCAGCGGCAATCTTTTGTGCTGATGAATATAGCAGAGAAGATTTTCCTCCTGGCTTTATTTTTGGTTCTGGCACCTCTGCTTATCAG GTGGAAGGGGCAGCAAATGTGGATGGAAGGAGTCCTAGCATCTGGGACACCTTTGCTCATGCGG GGAAGATGGGCGGGGAGACAGGAGATGTGTCAGTCGACCAGTATCACAAATACAAG GAAGATGTCAAACTCATGGTTGAAACAGGGTTAGATGCCTATAGATTTTCCATATCATGGCCAAGACTCATCCCAA ATGGAAGAGGACCTGTCAATCCAAAGGCCATACAGTATTACAACAACCTCATCGACGAACTTATCAGCCATG GCATCCAGCCACATGTTACAATGTACCATTTTGATCACCCGCAGGCACTTGAAGACGAATACGGAGGATGGCTGAGCCGGAGGATTAT AAAGGACTTCACAGCTTATGCAGATGTCTGTTTCAGAGAATTTGGTGATAGGGTTCTATACTGGACTACTATGAATGAGCCCAATGTCCTTCCAATTTTGAGTTATGATGTGGGATTGTTGCCCCCTAATAGATGCTCTCCTCCATTTGGAGTCAATTGTTCTCAAGGCAATTCCTCATCTGAGCCTTACTTGGCAGCTCATCACCTGTTGTTGGCACATGCTTCAGCTGCGAGATTGTACAAGAATAAGTATCAG AGAAAGCAATTTGGATCCATTGGGATAAATGTGTTTGGGTTTGGGTTTTTTCCTCTAACAAACTCAACAGAGGATGTGCTTGCAACTCAAAGAGCTAACGACTTTTTTGCTGGACT GATAGTGAATCCTCTGGTGTTTGGAGACTATCCTGACACGGTGAAGAAAAATGCAGGGTTAAGACTACCATCCTTCACCGATCATGAATCCAAAGTGATTAGAGGTTCATTTGACTTCATTGGAGTGAATCACTATGTTACAGCACTGGTCAAAGACAACCCCGCCAGCCTAAATTTAGAGCATAGAGATTATCAAGCAGATATGGCAATAGAACTTATCA CTGTTGATTTGGCTAATTCATCATTTGAG TATCCTATTAGTCCAAGGGGTATGCAAGCAGTGTTGGAGTACTTCAAGCAAGTTCATGGCAACCCTCCGATTTACATTCATGAAAATG GGCAACGGACCCGACGCGCTTCATCCTTGGGAGACACTTCAAGAGTGAAATATATGCAGGCATATATTGGAAGTGTGCTTGATGCTATTAG GAACGGATCAAACACAAGAGGGTATTTTACGTGGTCCTTCTTAGACGTCTTTGAGTTATTGGGTGGCTATGAAACATGCTTTGGTCTCTATTACGTGGATATGAATGATCCAGAACTGAAAAGATCTCCTAAGCTTTCAGCCCATTGGTACGCTCAATTTCTGAAGGGAAGAAGAATTGTTAGTTCAGATCCAGTTATTCAGCTTCCACAAAATGTATCAGCCTTTTCTATTAGTCACTTGTTTCAGTAG
- the LOC8259855 gene encoding beta-glucosidase 11 isoform X2, whose protein sequence is MVKTSPNFCILFWLEGRGAINPKGLEYYNNLINELVSHGIEAHVSLYNFDHPQSLEDEYAGWLSRKIVKDFTDYADVCFREFGDRVSTWTTINEPNIFAMGGYDKGIVPPGRCSYPFGFNCHKGNSTFEPYLAAHHILVAHGSTVRLYKQKYQAKQHGVIGVTLYAFWFLPLTNSTEDITATQRAKDFLYGWFINPLVFGDYPDIMKKNARSRLPVLTNQESKLVKGAFDFLGLIHYTTVYIQDNSKSLKLEIRDFNADMAASILFDPDHPYILVPDEYPIRAWGLEGLLEYIKQAYGNPPIYIHENGQTTRHNSSLQDTIRVEYMQAYIGSVLDAIRNGSNTRGYFVWSFLDLYELLDGYGSSFGLYFVDYNDPHWKRQPKQSAHWYSHFLKGGKVGSDGIGESSSESRLATV, encoded by the exons ATGGTCAAGACTTCTCCCAA CTTCTGTATATTATTTTGGTTAGAGGGGAGAGGAGCTATCAATCCAAAGGGCTTAGAGTATTACAACAACCTCATCAATGAACTTGTTAGCCATG GTATCGAAGCGCATGTTTCGTTATACAATTTTGATCATCCACAATCACTTGAAGATGAATATGCAGGATGGCTTAGCAGAAAGATTGT GAAAGATTTCACAGATTATGCAGATGTGTGCTTCAGAGAATTTGGTGATAGGGTTTCAACTTGGACTACTATAAACGAGCCCAATATTTTTGCGATGGGAGGCTATGACAAAGGAATAGTGCCGCCTGGACGATGTTCATATCCATTTGGATTCAACTGCCACAAGGGCAATTCCACCTTTGAGCCATATTTGGCAGCTCATCATATATTAGTGGCTCATGGATCAACAGTAAGATTATACAAGCAAAAATATCAG GCCAAGCAACATGGAGTTATTGGGGTCACCCTCTATGCCTTTTGGTTTCTTCCTTTGACCAATTCAACAGAGGATATAACTGCTACACAAAGAGCTAAAGACTTCTTGTATGGTTG GTTTATAAATCCCTTAGTGTTTGGAGACTATCCAGACATAATGAAGAAGAATGCACGCTCAAGACTTCCAGTCTTAACCAATCAGGAATCCAAATTGGTTAAGGGTGCATTCGACTTCCTCGGGCTGATACATTACACTACAGTTTACATCCAGGATAACTCCAAAAGTCTGAAACTGGAAATTAGAGATTTCAATGCGGATATGGCAGCAAGTATTTTAT TTGACCCAGATCATCCATATATACTAGTACCAGATgag TATCCTATAAGGGCTTGGGGTCTGGAAGGATTATTGGAGTACATTAAGCAAGCTTACGGCAATCCTCCTATTTACATCCACGAAAATg GACAAACGACCCGACACAATTCTTCATTGCAAGATACGATAAGGGTGGAATATATGCAAGCATACATTGGGAGTGTACTTGATGCAATCAG GAATGGATCAAATACAAGAGGGTATTTTGTATGGTCCTTCTTGGATTTATATGAGTTACTGGATGGCTATGGATCAAGCTTCGGCCTGTATTTCGTTGATTATAATGACCCGCACTGGAAAAGACAACCCAAGCAATCTGCACATTGGTACTCCCACTTTTTGAAAGGAGGAAAGGTCGGCTCAGATGGAATTGGCGAGTCTTCCTCAGAGTCACGGCTTGCAACGGTTTAA
- the LOC8259855 gene encoding beta-glucosidase 11 isoform X1, whose product MRMLRLCFLLMFMLNLASTVFSVDKYSRKDFPPDFIFGAATSAYQVEGAANEDGRSPSVWDIFSHGSGHMGVNGYHKYKEDVKLMAETGLEAYRFSISWSRLLPKGRGAINPKGLEYYNNLINELVSHGIEAHVSLYNFDHPQSLEDEYAGWLSRKIVKDFTDYADVCFREFGDRVSTWTTINEPNIFAMGGYDKGIVPPGRCSYPFGFNCHKGNSTFEPYLAAHHILVAHGSTVRLYKQKYQAKQHGVIGVTLYAFWFLPLTNSTEDITATQRAKDFLYGWFINPLVFGDYPDIMKKNARSRLPVLTNQESKLVKGAFDFLGLIHYTTVYIQDNSKSLKLEIRDFNADMAASILFDPDHPYILVPDEYPIRAWGLEGLLEYIKQAYGNPPIYIHENGQTTRHNSSLQDTIRVEYMQAYIGSVLDAIRNGSNTRGYFVWSFLDLYELLDGYGSSFGLYFVDYNDPHWKRQPKQSAHWYSHFLKGGKVGSDGIGESSSESRLATV is encoded by the exons ATGAGGATGCTTAGGCTTTGTTTCTTGCTAATGTTTATGCTTAATTTAGCATCAACAGTGTTTtctgttgataaatatagcagGAAAGACTTTCCTCCTGACTTTATTTTTGGTGCTGCTACCTCTGCTTATCAG GTGGAAGGAGCAGCAAATGAAGATGGAAGGAGTCCTAGCGTTTGGGATATCTTTTCCCATGGGA GTGGACACATGGGAGTTAATGGCTATCACAAATATAAG GAAGATGTCAAACTCATGGCTGAAACTGGTTTAGAAGCCTATAGATTTTCTATCTCATGGTCAAGACTTCTCCCAA AGGGGAGAGGAGCTATCAATCCAAAGGGCTTAGAGTATTACAACAACCTCATCAATGAACTTGTTAGCCATG GTATCGAAGCGCATGTTTCGTTATACAATTTTGATCATCCACAATCACTTGAAGATGAATATGCAGGATGGCTTAGCAGAAAGATTGT GAAAGATTTCACAGATTATGCAGATGTGTGCTTCAGAGAATTTGGTGATAGGGTTTCAACTTGGACTACTATAAACGAGCCCAATATTTTTGCGATGGGAGGCTATGACAAAGGAATAGTGCCGCCTGGACGATGTTCATATCCATTTGGATTCAACTGCCACAAGGGCAATTCCACCTTTGAGCCATATTTGGCAGCTCATCATATATTAGTGGCTCATGGATCAACAGTAAGATTATACAAGCAAAAATATCAG GCCAAGCAACATGGAGTTATTGGGGTCACCCTCTATGCCTTTTGGTTTCTTCCTTTGACCAATTCAACAGAGGATATAACTGCTACACAAAGAGCTAAAGACTTCTTGTATGGTTG GTTTATAAATCCCTTAGTGTTTGGAGACTATCCAGACATAATGAAGAAGAATGCACGCTCAAGACTTCCAGTCTTAACCAATCAGGAATCCAAATTGGTTAAGGGTGCATTCGACTTCCTCGGGCTGATACATTACACTACAGTTTACATCCAGGATAACTCCAAAAGTCTGAAACTGGAAATTAGAGATTTCAATGCGGATATGGCAGCAAGTATTTTAT TTGACCCAGATCATCCATATATACTAGTACCAGATgag TATCCTATAAGGGCTTGGGGTCTGGAAGGATTATTGGAGTACATTAAGCAAGCTTACGGCAATCCTCCTATTTACATCCACGAAAATg GACAAACGACCCGACACAATTCTTCATTGCAAGATACGATAAGGGTGGAATATATGCAAGCATACATTGGGAGTGTACTTGATGCAATCAG GAATGGATCAAATACAAGAGGGTATTTTGTATGGTCCTTCTTGGATTTATATGAGTTACTGGATGGCTATGGATCAAGCTTCGGCCTGTATTTCGTTGATTATAATGACCCGCACTGGAAAAGACAACCCAAGCAATCTGCACATTGGTACTCCCACTTTTTGAAAGGAGGAAAGGTCGGCTCAGATGGAATTGGCGAGTCTTCCTCAGAGTCACGGCTTGCAACGGTTTAA